TCGCCATCAGAGATAATAGTCATTTGGACCAAGGGGGCAGAGGCAGCTGCAACAGCAGACTCTCCCCTGCCCTTATCCTCAAGTCCCCCAGGGGAGGTAGGAAGTGTCAAGTGACCCCATGGCCTCAGGTCAGCAGGAAAACACCCCATTTCCTTCCCACTCCCTTAGGCTGAGGGTGATGCCAGGGACAGCTGAATCAGGATGAAAGGACACTAAGGGAGCAGAGGAGCAGGAGGATGAGTGCGTAGCGCACAAGGAGCCACACCAGCGAGATGGGGGCAGGCCTGGCCTTTCCACCCATGCGTATACCCTATGCAAATGCAAATGAGATTcctaatataagaaatatattctaacatttgtaataaatattctgtttattctccctccccttccctagGAAATGGGCACACAGTGGTTCAGGGGCCAGCTTTGGCTGACGCTGCAGCGAAGACTAAGTAGACACTCAGAGGAACTGGGAGGCACAGGGGTTTGGACTCGGGTGTCCCAGGTTGTCCCTTCTGAGGACAGGCTCACCCTGGGAAGGACTGCAGAGAACAATGAAGGATGAGATGCTCAGGTACGTCTAGGACAGCATTCTTCCTTAAAAGGGAGTCTCCAATTTTACAAAACTGCGTCCACAAGGACAGTAGGGAGGCATTTAGGGCAGGGGGACAATCGGACAGTGGAGGAGACATCAGGAGAGGACCGGATCAGGGTCTTGTAAGAAATGAGGGCTGATGGGGAAACCCCCCCAGAAGGGGGCCCCAAAGAGTgacctccaaaacaaaacaaccctttGCTTCCTCCCCAAACTAAAcctgacagacagacagacagacagacagacacacacacacacacacacagacacagacacaccaGTGCCAGAGGCACAGACAGGCGCCGAGCACACACGCAGAGCCACAGGCTGTGCAGACTACAGTGTGAATGGCGCCCCCTGGAGTCGTGTATGAGGAACCTGCCGGAGGGTAACTGTCCTTCAAAAGCCCAGGCTCCCAAGGTCCCCTCCGCACTCCTCAGCCCCTCCAACCCCGCAGCCCTGGCGCAAGTGGGCTACCTGGACCTGgctagaaagaaaaccaaaatggacCAAGGTCAAGGACACAGAGCCCAGACCTGTGCCTGCTGTGGGCCATGGAGAGCTTGGGGCTCTTCAGCCAGTAGCAGCAGGTTCCTTGTCACAGGGCTCGGCCGTCCATCCCACCCCTACCTGGGCTGAGCCCACTGGCTCCTGCCAGCCTGGCCCTGTGGGGAGCAGAGCTGATCTGTCAGGACACATCAGAGAAGTCTGGAGAAATTTCGGCAGTGAGAAGCTGTGGATGAGGGAGGGACCGAGCAGCGTCCGCCCCACCACCCTGCCCCTTTCCGAGGGAGCTGGGAGCTGCACTGCTCTGCAGCTGTGGCCACTGGCTCTCACTGTGACTCCTCCAGCCTTCAAGATGGCACCAGGCTGGCACCACCACCTCGGCCTGCCTGGCGGCCAGTGGACCACACATTCCCCTGGCCACATGGAAACAGACCAAGGCCTGCTCCTGCGACACAGgggtgagaggtgggaggagtCCAGGAATGGGGTAGGTGTGGCCAGTCCAGAGGAGAACTGGTGACTGGGGAGAGGTGGCGGGGGCGGTGTACCTACGAACCGTGTGGTCCCAAAGCAGCTTTTAGCTCCTCTGGACTAACCATTATGGAGATGACTCTGACACATTCCTGCGAATGGCTTGGCCCTCAGAGAGAGCTCTCTGGTGGCTAATGAGCATTGGGAGTGGGCAGCACCTGGGCAAAGGATACCCCATGAATGCCCACCTCCCTGGCAGTGCACATCTCTGTGCTGAAGCCACACTTAGGGGCTGCTGGGAGCTGTTACCCAAGGAGAATCAGATATGGGGGTTAAGGATTGTGGCAGGGCTCATAGGTCAGGAAGGGGATGGATTCAGGTTCTGGGTCTCAACCCAGAGAGGGCAGAGGACCAGGTGAACAGGCTCAGTACACCCAGCTGACAGGCACCCATTGGGGCTCTGTCCGTAGCTTCTCCATGGCCGCCTGGAGCTCACGGAAGGTCCTCTCCAGGTTGCTATTGACCAGGCAGAGGTCAAAGTAGTGACCGTAGCCCCTCTGGATGCGGCTGCTCTCCTCCACTGTCCGCCTCAGGTCTGCCTCCTGCCCGGGCACAAGGGGACTCCCTACAGTCAGTGCCCACAACTCACCCCCACTGTCAGAAGGAGCTACAGCTGTCCCCGCTCCCCCTCCCCAAAGGCCAACCCTGGAGTGGACTCCCTGGCTAGGGAGGCAGGGGCCCCTCTCTTCGTGCCTCAAAGTGGCTCACCATCAACCACAAACAGATGGTGGGTGAAAGGATAAGCTTTAGCAAGTGCCAATCACACCCCTAAATGCTTTGTAACCCACATAATCTTCACTGCAGCTCTGCAAAGTAGGATTAATTCTTCCCCATTTATAACAGAAAATTAAGGTACAaaaaggtcacacagccagtcacACAAAAAAGGCTGAACAGGGTCTGCCTGACTCCCAAGCCAGTGCTCTCTCCTGACCAGGCTGCCACACCTATGCAGCATGACAGGCTGGTACCAGGGCAATCCATAAGTGCCCAGGGCAACTCCTACCCTCGATCCTGTGGAAGGTGGCTGGGCAGGGGTGAGGAAGGGTACTTAACAACTGACTTAAGCTGAAGCCAGCCGCATCCCAGCAGCTCCAGTTGGCCACACCTGTTGCCAAGGAGGAGGTGCCCAGAGTAGGGATCAAGCAAGGGTCCATCAGCAGAAGGGTGCCAGCCTAGACAGCCTCTCCCGGGCCCCAGCCACACTTTGACCTGGGGCCTGAGTGCTGCAGCACCAGGCATGGCCAGCAGAGGGACCCCTGAGCTCAGAGCTCTGCaaaccctccacctcctggggagGCACAGCAAGACCTAGGGAGGAAGGAGGCTGGAGTCCTGCAATGCGGGCTTGAGACCTCTCCTCCAGGCGCTGCCAGCTCCCTGATGCTGACCCACCCCTCCAGCCAGCCTTCCCGCCTCTGGCTTTCTCCTGCCCTTCCACTTTCCCCCAGCTGTAAGCAACCCAAGCTCCCCTGGCCCACCTCCTGCCCACCTCTTCCACTGGCCCTCTGAACCCCCTCTGGCCAGCACTCTGTCCCTGCAGAGTGGGCAGAGCATGGACTGGAGTCAGAAGCACATGTGCCCCAGGCTAGCTGTGTCCCTGGTTCACTCTGAGACTCTGGACTTCCTCTCTTAGACCTCCCCTTCCACATCTATGCAGGGGGGACCACATCCTGCCTCACTGATAACTGGAGCAGGCCCCTGTCCCTCCACAACACCGCCTCCTTTTCTCTGTCAGCTCAGGCCTGTCCCCCACCACCCTAGGCAGCCATCGGACCCCTCCCCTGCACCTCAGAGCCCTCACCGTGAGCTGCTTGGTGGACACCCCACTCTCCAGTGCAGCCCTGTTCATGGCCCGCAGGGTCTCGAAGTCTGGGGCCTCGATGAACACCACATAAGGGACAAACTCGGCGGTTCGTAGCACCTTCACTGCCTGCAGGAGGAGAAGGCAAGGAAGGGAGTATATCCCCATGTCTGTCCTGGGAATCAGAGGAAGGCTGTGAGGGTGACCGAGGTTGGGTGGGCACCTAGGAGTGGATGAGAAAGCGGTGCCTGGGAGTCTGGGACATGAGTACCGGGATGAATGACAGGCAGCTGGCAGGTGGCTGGGGTGACTGGAGGAGACTAGAGGAGTGGGgggtctgggaggctgaggaaggttcCAGGTGGGCTGGGTTCCTAGCAGTGGTTGAGGGCAGAGGGGGTGCATGGGTgtgctcaggtgacaggtgcctgGAACTATATGGGGGAGCACTGAGGCAGCAGAGAGGACATTGGGCAGGCTGGGAAGGAGCGGAATGGCCATACCTGGGGGTTGACATCCAGCACACACACTTTCCCAGCAGCGACCACGCCCCGGATGGAGTCGATGCGTGTGCCATACAGGTTGCCCTCGTATTCGCCATGTTCCAGGTAGCGCCCAGCACGGATgtcagcctccatctccccacgGGACACAAAGCTGTAACCCTGACCTTCCCGCTCTGAGTCTTTGGGCCGCCGGGAGGTGTCTAGGGGGATGGAGGTAGGTGGGGCTGAATGGGCACAGGCAGGTCACAGCGCctcaggcacatacacacacctttACCGGGGCTCCGGGTTCCCAGCCTTGGGGGTGCAGTCCGCTCCCCATCTTGCAAGCACTGTTGCCTTTGCACACTCCTGCCCCCACACTCCCCACTGGCACTCACAGAGACATGAGGTGGTATCCATGGTCCAACCCAGAGCCCACAGGTGAGAGGCTGAGGTCTAGAAAGGGCAATGTATAGCCCAGAGCCACATAGCAAGAGCCAAGCAGACCAAGGCAGCACTCTCAGTTCTGCCTCTGGCAGCCAAGAGCTTCCACCACCCACGCTGGCTCCGCCACTAAGAAGCCCTGTCTTCCACAAGGCTACACACGCGCAGCTCATAGCCGTTTCACCCGGATGCACAGCTGGGCACTCACTTTCTTCATGGCTTTCAGCaagtgaaacagaaaaggaaaggggaCACCAGGCCAGCCCACTAGGCCACCTGTTGGCAGGACACCTCCCTCACCTTTCCTGAGCCTGCAGTTCCTCTCCCTGCCCACAGAGGGCGTGCAGCCCAACCTGTGCACCCAAAGGTACCACCTGGCCTGGCGCCCATGAAGATGCCCATTCGGTGGACCCAGCCCTGGTCCCCAGGGGAGTCCCTGCTCCCTGTACCCCACTCAGCAGGACCCAGCCCCCACTCACAGGGCACCGTGGTGCCATAGCGATCTGGATCCCACATGATGAGCTTGTTCTTCAGGCTGCGCCGTCCCACGCCCTGAGCGCCAATCAGCACCAGGGTTTTCCGGCGGAATGGGGGCATGCGGGCCACCTCCTCATAAATGAGCAGTTCATGGCGGTCAAACTCTGGACACAGGGAGATGGCACTGCTCACCAGGCTACATGGTGAGGGAGGGGCGGAGttctcagggaggctgagggcaaGAGGGCTTGGAacaggggagcagggaggagccGGGCAGGGCCTAGGAACACGGCTGGCAGCATCTGAGCCAGGTGAAGGGTGAGCATCGTCACAGGTGaagggtggggacagggagggtCATGCCATGTTAGAGGAAAACAAGGGAGGGGATGCTCTGATACCCACCTGCATTCTTGGTGGTCAAATACATCATtcgcttctttttctttcctgaaaggCTGCCGCATAGAGTCCCTGGCCGTAGGGAGATGGGTGAGTAAGGCAGGCAGGGCCCTGTAGGATCCCAGATTGGGGATGTGGGGTTGAGGAGGGGGGGCTCCTACCTGAGTTTGGTGTCAGCTCCAGGTCCCTCTTGACAAATGCTTTCCGCTTCTCCTCCAGCAGCTGGCTGGGGATGAGGCCGGCACTACCCCCTTCCACATGACATGCCTGAAACAGACATGAGACCAAGATTGGCCTGAGCAAGAGGACCTCTCCTTGAGCCTCACCCTCCCATGCACCACACCTGGAGAGATGCAGGGGGGCCCACAGCTCACCTGCCACCAGTTGGCATCGTCCTGGTTTACGATCTGGAGCAAGTCCCCAGCACTGAAGCGCAGGCCTGCTTCCTTGCAGGGGATGAGGCTGTCTCGGGCCGGGTCATAGTCAAAGTGGCATTTCACAAATACCTGGGCCCGGGAATCGGCAAAAAGTCAGGGGAAGGTTCAGTGGAAGGCTGCAGGTGGAGGTCTACCCCATGTCCCCTCCCTTCACAAAGATGCAAGGGGCAACGGAGCCACCCCTGCAGGAGTGATGCCTCCAGGCCTGCCCCACATGCCTCCCTGGTGCCAGCCTCCCTTTGCATCTAGTACCACAGGATTCAGATCTCAGGACCAAGGAAGTGGGAACAGCAAGTGGGAACAGGACTCTGGCACCTAATCCTGGATCCCTCCCTCCACTCACCCTCTCCCCTTGGAGAAGGGTTCTTGGGGAGGGTGAGAAAGCCAATAGGAGAGGTAGACAAAGCAGCCAGACCCCCAGAATCCACCAACCAGGAGATAGCTGTCCAGGACATATGACAACCCCACCCTGCACATGCGCACAAACATGTGAAGAACGCTGACCATGATGCAGGTGCTCTCTCATACACTCTGGTACCCCAGGCTGTGGCTGTGTGCATAATTCGAACCAATGCGGAAGCACATGCAGGGGCAGCAGAGGCAGAGGCCCGTCCATGGCTGCGGTCAGCTGCCCCCTGGCTGCAGGTCCCGCCCCCTATCTCCCCTGGAGGAAACCAGTAGGAGAGGAGGTCCTCAGTGAGACCTGCAACCCTGACAGGCAGGAGGCTCAGTCATCCCTTGGGCCTTGTGCTGGGTGGGGGGCTGGTGGAGGGGCTCACCTGGCGGGGCAGATGGGGCTCCTGGTAGCTGGGCAGGATCTTGAGGATGACACTACCACTGGCATTGCGCAGGAGCTCCTGCAGCGCTCGGGGCTCACTGCCCACCAGCTGCCCGTTCACCTCCTTGATGATGTCACCCACGTGCAGCAGCCCttgctgagccaccatgcccccgTGCAGAATGCGAGCAATCACCAGCTCGCCGCCCTCCACTCGGAACGTTACACCCTGCAGGTCAGGGGAGTGTAAGATGAGGCCCCAATTGTTCCAAGTCAGAATCTTCAAACAGTCTCCTAATAGCTCCTCCATTCCTGTCCCCATCCACTCACCTCCGCCCTCACAAAGTCCGCTTCCGTCCTTCTGCCTAAAGTCTTCACTTATATCAGGCACTAACGGGGGCAAGTGGGCAGACTGCAGAGGCGTGGACACGTACGTATGCAGTGTCTATGGTCTCCCCGATCTGCATGGGCCCTTTCCTACACAAAGCTGGCCCCATCTTTATCTTCAGCCCTTGCTTGACTTTTCTTGGCCCCTCATTGGTTATTCTCAATTGTGACCCTCACCAGCCCCACCTCTGGCCCTGCCCAGCGTCCTCACCAGATGTTCTCCAGCTGTCTTGCGGATGCCCACCATGCGCACGGCGTCAGGAGGTACGGGCTGGTTGCTGAATGTTGGGtccaggccagggctggggggtGGTGTCTCATAGGTCTTTGAGGCCACAGAGTCATGCGTCTCCAGGAGGGACTggtgggtggtgggaagagaagGGCCAACGGGGCATTGCCCAGAGGTCTCTTCCCATCCCAGGTCCAACTTCCTGCCAGCCCCTCCAACAGCAGCACACCCCAGTCCACCCGCCTCCTGCTCCCTCACCCTAGCCCCAGCAGCCAGGAACCTGGAAATGGGGCTCCTGGAGGATGCGGGCCAGCTCTGCGGCCGTGCTGCTCTGCTCGGCGAGCTGGGCCAGGTCTCGCAGGATCTCCTGCACCAGCTCCAGGTTGTTGTCTCTCACGGCCTCCAGCTTCGTCTCCTCTAGTCTCTCGTGGGCCTGGGGGTGGAAGCAGAACAGGTGGGGCTAGGAGCTTCCCCAGGAGCCCTGGAACACCAAACAGGGTCCTCCCTCAGTCCTAGGCATTTTTCTCAcgccacccccagcccccaccctcagCTCCTCACTCACTCATGCACAATCATACCCAcacgtgtgtacacacacaatCATACCCACACATGTGTATGCATTCCTTGCTGTCTCCTTTCTTCCCCTAAATGACTAGAACCTAGTTtagggaaggaagaaacaaaaggacAAACTTTCCTTTCCATCCCCTTGCCACAAAGGGTCATTAAAAGTTACCAAATTGTCCCCAGCTCCCAGGACCCTATATGCATTGGAGTTCAAGTGCAGCTTCTTCCATCGGACATCATGATTGGGTGGCGACTTGAAGACCCTGAAGCCCAGGATGAGGAAGTTAGGAAGGTGGAATAACATTCCCAGGGTCACTGGAACTTGAACTTGCGTATCCAGGCCCTCAACTCAGTGATCCCAGTGAATGAGGGGACAAGAAATCAGCAAATGGTACCAGGAGCAGGCCCTGTACCTGTCTGTTGCTCTGCTGGCTCCAGGTTCCAGCCCAGTTAGGAGTATTACGTTAAGTGGGTCAGGAAAAAaggaattccatttcttttttttttttttctttttttttgagatggcgtttcattcttgcgcaggctggagtgcaatgtcatgatcttagctcaccgcaacctccacttcctgggttcaagcgattctcctgcctcagcctcccgagtagctgggattacaggcatgcgccaccatacccggctaattttgtatttttagtagagacaaggtttctccatgttggtcaggatggtctcaaactcccaaactcggGTGGtccacccgccatggcctcccaaagtgctgggaatacaggcgtgagccaccgcacccaaccctcCAGGAATTCCATTTCAGGAATACAGATGAAGaccttttttcccctctgaatCTTTGAAAGATCACTGCAGACAACACAAGCCGCTTTATCCCAAAGTATTTCAGCATGTATTTCAGAGGAACAAAGCCATCCTGCTGTATAAACCACAATACCATTATCACCAGcaagaaatttaacattgatacGTTAATATATTAAGTAAGACAGTCCATATTCAAATGTTCACTCTTGTCCCAAAAGTATCCTTTATCATTCCATTTTTTCAGGATCTAATTGATCATATGTTGTATTTGGTCGGCACATCTCTTTATTCTCCTCTAATCTAGCACAAATCCCAATAACTTTTAGACTTTCAggacatttgttttttgtttctctttttattttacagggacagggtctcactacattgcctaggctggtctcaaactcttggtttcaagcaatcctctcacgtCAGGCTCCcaaagcctgggattacaggcgtgagccaccgcacccaacctagACATTTTTAGACTCCAGGCCAGTAGTTTTTAGGATGCTCCACCACTAGATTTATGTGATTGTTTCCTCATTATTAGACTTGAGTGAGTCCTTTTGACAAGAGTCCTATGTAGGTGATCTTGTGTCTTTGTCTTTCCCATATTTTGAGACTATGTGACCACTCTGTTGCCCCAAAATCCTTCACCAGTGGATTTAGCATCAATTTATGACCCTTGcctaaatgaattattttactgGAGGTTGCAAAATAGTGACTACATAACTCCCATCATTCCCTCTACATTCACTGGCATTCTACCATAAGAATGAGCTTTTCAGCCAAGCGTGGaagctcatgcccataatccctgCACTTAGGGAAACCAagacacctgaggtcaggagtttaagaagcagcctggataacatggtgaaaccccgtctctactaaaaatacaaaaaattagctgggtgtggtggtgagcgcctataatcccagctactctggaggctgaggcagaagaattgcttgaacctgggaggcagaggttgcactcagccgagatcgtgccattgcactccagcttgggcaacaagagcgaaactgtcataaagaaaaaaagaatgagcttttcttttctccctcccaccccactcctctttctcttctctcataTCACTATGAACTTTTATTCCGTGTGTTTGAATCCATTACGATCGCTATCTTCATTAACCCCGTTGATCCCCAATGTGTCCAGTGGGGGCCCCTTTCACACCTCTGTCCTGTTCACATGTTCCCATCTTCTTCCCTTCCCGCACAGGCTCGTCTGATACTTTCCCTACCCCAGGTCTGAAATCAGCAATTTCTCAAAGGAACCCTGACTCCTTTTGGCAGGGAACAGTATTTAGAAATCAAGATGTAGGCACTCAGCACCCATTGTTTCTGGGGCATCATTTCTTTTGTAACATTAGTAGATAGTGATGGCTCCAAATAAAATCAAACTCTACAggatttttctcctcttctcccattCCATATTTGTGTCTCCCTTCTCCTTCAGTGTGAACTTAGTTCCCAATAACATCAATATATTTACTTACTTGTTCTGTCCTTCAATATTCAAAGCAGTTTCAGAATTGCTGTACAACCGCTACTACCTATCACAAATCTATTAAGTAAAAATCAGGAGGGAAGGGCCGTAGGGGTGTAAGAGATGAAAGACTACACAGTATAGTGTAtgctgctcaggtgatgggtgcatcaaaatttcagaaatcactgctaaaggtcaggtgcagtggctcacatctgtaatcccaacactttgggaggccaaggcaggtggatcacctgaggtcaagagttcaagaccagcctgaccaacatggtgaaactccatctctattaaaaatacaaaattagctgggtgtggtggtgcacacctgtaatcccagctactcaggaggctgaggcatgagaattgctttgacccaggaggcagaggttgcagggaactgagatcgtaccactccactccagcctgggcaacagaccaagactctgtctcaaaaaaataaaataaattgcctttattttaataaaataaataaataaaagcttttaataaataaaagctttcttTCTTACATAAAATTGTACACATTCTTTGATACCCTGGGGCTTTTGTTTAACTGGtttgttttctggctttttaCTGAAAAATAGCCATGGAAATCAGCCCATGAAACTGCATGGAGATCttcctctattattattattgttgttgtttgtttaagacagagtcttgctctgtcgccaaggatggagtgcagtggcacaatctccgctcactgtaacctctgcctcctgggttgggattacaggcatgagccaccgagcctgtcCTATTATCTTAAATACTGCATTTGACTCTACTGCATGACTGGATTCCTGTAATTTATTCAACCAGTCTCCATGGGTATTTAGTTTGTTTCTAAtactttgctattgcaaataatgttGCAGTAAACGACTCTGGCATAGTATTCTATATCTGTGGAGATCTTCCACGTAAATTCCTAGAAGTCTTGCTGGGTCAAGCAGTAAATGCATACATAATTTTCTTAGATATTGACAAATTCCCCTCTCTGGGACTGGGGCCAATTTGCCATCCTGCTAGCACTGTATGAGGGATTTTCTTGAAGCTCACCACCAGAGTGTTGATCAAATATTTGCATGTCTGCCCATCACATGGAGGAGAAATGATCTCTCAGTGGGGCTTGCTTTGCATTTTGCTTACTATGAATGAAGTCGAGCATCTCTTCACATGTCTAAGGGCCATGTGTATATCTTTTTCTGTGAACTGTCTACTCATGTCTTCCCCAGTTTTTCCGTCAGGTCttgggttttattattttccccatttttaaaagtgttttctatTGGGAAAATTAGCCCTTTGTGATATCTCTTGGCAAATCATCTCCCCCAGTTTGCCacttgtcttttcactctgcttCCAGTGTTTTTGCatgcaaaaaaaatttaggtcaggtgcagtggctcacacctgtaatcccagcactttgggaggtcaaggaaggaagactacttgagcccaggaatttaagaccagcctgggcaacacagcaagcccCTGttgctacaaaatattttttaaattaccagagcatggtggtatgcacttgaGATCCCTGCTACTCTTACTTGgcggggctgaggtggaaggatcacttgaacccaggaggctgaggctgcaatgagcactgtttgcaccattgcactccagcctgagtgacagagcaagaccctggctccaaaaaaaaaaaaaatttaatgtgagTGAATTTATTAATCTTTCGCACATCTGAATTTTGAAggctaggtgtttttttttttttttaaagggagggcTATTCCCATATACAGAGCCTTGTTTTCCTCTAGGACATGtatgatttatattttcacaaaGAGATCTCTGATCCACTTGGAGTTTATTCTGATATATAATGTGAGGTCTGGATCCACTTTGATATCTTTCAGTATGACTATCCAGACatcccaatatcatttattaaaaactcacgactgggcacaatggctcacatctgtaatcccagcactttcggaggccaaggcaggaagatcactcaagcccaggagttcgagacagcaaaaccccatctccatttttatttttttttcttcctttttttctttgtttttcccccCTCTGACTTTCTTTTAACAgcaccccatctccattaaaaaaaatttttttaattaaaaaaattcacaagataactattgtttgttttttttttttaggagatgtGAGAATAGTAgtgtaactttttttaaagaatccttTTCGGTTGATAGACATAATCAAACACAGATACAATCTATTATGGCTGAGATCTATTCCAAACaatgaaggagagagggaagggggtgAAGGTATGGAGGAAACAAGATAACAAGACTTGTTAAATGCTGAAGTGGGGTGCTGGGTGATGGAggtttggaatatatttttaaattttttcataatagAAAGCTTGTTTAGCCATGAGATAGTAAAATTTGAGTAACACCTCATAGGACTGCTGTGAGGAATTGGTGAGATggacacaatgcctggcacatagcaggtgctcaatcaAGGTTAGAtactttctgccttttcttttcccaaaCAGGCCAGGGAACAGCACCCCACATGGCCCCACCGCCTCCTAAAGCATCCTCTGCCAGGTGGGCAGCATTTTAGACTGACACCCACAGCCTACTGGGGAAACAGACAACTAATGGGGCAAAGGAACAGCACTAGGGACAGGAACAAGACCCAGAGGGTTGGTCTTCCACAGAGCCCTGTGTGATGTTCAGTCATTTAGCTCAGCCCAGCCCACGGAGCCCCAGAGTGAGGGAGGCGTCCTGGCTCTATTACCCCTGTGCCGGACAATGCTGGGAATCGAAGCCCCAACAACTGAG
This is a stretch of genomic DNA from Saimiri boliviensis isolate mSaiBol1 chromosome 17, mSaiBol1.pri, whole genome shotgun sequence. It encodes these proteins:
- the MPP2 gene encoding MAGUK p55 subfamily member 2 isoform X2: MPVAATNSESAMQQVLDNLGSLPNATGAAELDLIFLRGIMESPIVRSLAKAHERLEETKLEAVRDNNLELVQEILRDLAQLAEQSSTAAELARILQEPHFQSLLETHDSVASKTYETPPPSPGLDPTFSNQPVPPDAVRMVGIRKTAGEHLGVTFRVEGGELVIARILHGGMVAQQGLLHVGDIIKEVNGQLVGSEPRALQELLRNASGSVILKILPSYQEPHLPRQVFVKCHFDYDPARDSLIPCKEAGLRFSAGDLLQIVNQDDANWWQACHVEGGSAGLIPSQLLEEKRKAFVKRDLELTPNSGTLCGSLSGKKKKRMMYLTTKNAEFDRHELLIYEEVARMPPFRRKTLVLIGAQGVGRRSLKNKLIMWDPDRYGTTVPYTSRRPKDSEREGQGYSFVSRGEMEADIRAGRYLEHGEYEGNLYGTRIDSIRGVVAAGKVCVLDVNPQAVKVLRTAEFVPYVVFIEAPDFETLRAMNRAALESGVSTKQLTEADLRRTVEESSRIQRGYGHYFDLCLVNSNLERTFRELQAAMEKLRTEPQWVPVSWVY
- the MPP2 gene encoding MAGUK p55 subfamily member 2 isoform X1, producing MAGSPGSGASLEGISLGSSEEAELQREAMQQVLDNLGSLPNATGAAELDLIFLRGIMESPIVRSLAKAHERLEETKLEAVRDNNLELVQEILRDLAQLAEQSSTAAELARILQEPHFQSLLETHDSVASKTYETPPPSPGLDPTFSNQPVPPDAVRMVGIRKTAGEHLGVTFRVEGGELVIARILHGGMVAQQGLLHVGDIIKEVNGQLVGSEPRALQELLRNASGSVILKILPSYQEPHLPRQVFVKCHFDYDPARDSLIPCKEAGLRFSAGDLLQIVNQDDANWWQACHVEGGSAGLIPSQLLEEKRKAFVKRDLELTPNSGTLCGSLSGKKKKRMMYLTTKNAEFDRHELLIYEEVARMPPFRRKTLVLIGAQGVGRRSLKNKLIMWDPDRYGTTVPYTSRRPKDSEREGQGYSFVSRGEMEADIRAGRYLEHGEYEGNLYGTRIDSIRGVVAAGKVCVLDVNPQAVKVLRTAEFVPYVVFIEAPDFETLRAMNRAALESGVSTKQLTEADLRRTVEESSRIQRGYGHYFDLCLVNSNLERTFRELQAAMEKLRTEPQWVPVSWVY
- the MPP2 gene encoding MAGUK p55 subfamily member 2 isoform X3 encodes the protein MLFHLPNFLILGFRVFKSPPNHDVRWKKLHLNSNAYRVLGAGDNLAHERLEETKLEAVRDNNLELVQEILRDLAQLAEQSSTAAELARILQEPHFQSLLETHDSVASKTYETPPPSPGLDPTFSNQPVPPDAVRMVGIRKTAGEHLGVTFRVEGGELVIARILHGGMVAQQGLLHVGDIIKEVNGQLVGSEPRALQELLRNASGSVILKILPSYQEPHLPRQVFVKCHFDYDPARDSLIPCKEAGLRFSAGDLLQIVNQDDANWWQACHVEGGSAGLIPSQLLEEKRKAFVKRDLELTPNSGTLCGSLSGKKKKRMMYLTTKNAEFDRHELLIYEEVARMPPFRRKTLVLIGAQGVGRRSLKNKLIMWDPDRYGTTVPYTSRRPKDSEREGQGYSFVSRGEMEADIRAGRYLEHGEYEGNLYGTRIDSIRGVVAAGKVCVLDVNPQAVKVLRTAEFVPYVVFIEAPDFETLRAMNRAALESGVSTKQLTEADLRRTVEESSRIQRGYGHYFDLCLVNSNLERTFRELQAAMEKLRTEPQWVPVSWVY